The following are from one region of the Lacinutrix sp. Bg11-31 genome:
- a CDS encoding IS110 family transposase codes for MKNYKEVVGIDVSKKTIDAFCYQAEVHKEFINDVVGYKSLLKWVSKYTNEIDVFYCFENTGYYSLKLALYFASQSIVYVEESPLKIKRSSGIVKEKTDKLDAALIARYAWLYREELEPSTVKSMSHLELGRLLALRDQLVRNNAGLKGTLKEMKILLSSPTTDSGCISLKRSIDYLSKQVKSVEDRIKEIISQDESMQKNYELLSSLKGVGLVVASQLIYHTGNFTRFASWRAFSSYCGTAPFEHRSGTSIYKRKQCHYLGDRKMKSLLSMASVSAIQHDSELRQYYKRKVAEGKDKMLAINNVRNKLIARAFAVVKRGTPYVVLQQHAA; via the coding sequence ATGAAAAATTACAAAGAAGTCGTTGGAATCGATGTTTCAAAAAAAACAATAGATGCCTTTTGTTATCAAGCAGAAGTACATAAGGAGTTTATTAACGATGTAGTAGGTTATAAAAGTCTTTTAAAATGGGTTTCAAAGTATACCAATGAAATTGACGTTTTTTATTGTTTTGAGAATACAGGATATTACTCATTAAAATTAGCGCTTTATTTCGCTAGTCAATCTATAGTTTATGTAGAAGAAAGTCCTTTAAAAATAAAACGTTCATCGGGAATTGTAAAAGAAAAGACAGACAAGCTTGATGCGGCTTTAATAGCACGTTATGCTTGGCTTTATAGAGAAGAGTTGGAACCAAGTACAGTAAAAAGTATGTCTCATTTAGAGCTTGGAAGACTGTTAGCTTTACGGGATCAATTAGTTAGAAATAATGCAGGTCTTAAAGGTACTTTAAAAGAAATGAAAATACTTTTATCTAGTCCAACCACAGATTCTGGTTGCATAAGCTTAAAACGCAGTATAGACTATTTATCTAAGCAAGTAAAATCAGTAGAGGATAGGATAAAAGAGATTATTTCTCAAGATGAATCGATGCAAAAAAATTATGAATTATTATCGAGTTTAAAAGGAGTAGGTTTAGTAGTTGCTAGTCAATTAATTTACCATACAGGAAACTTTACACGCTTTGCAAGTTGGCGTGCTTTTTCTAGTTATTGTGGAACAGCGCCATTCGAGCATCGTTCTGGAACCAGTATCTATAAGCGAAAACAATGTCATTATTTAGGAGACAGAAAAATGAAAAGCTTATTAAGTATGGCAAGCGTTTCTGCAATACAACATGATAGTGAATTAAGACAATATTATAAGCGAAAAGTAGCAGAAGGAAAAGATAAAATGTTAGCCATAAATAATGTTAGAAACAAACTAATTGCAAGAGCTTTTGCTGTTGTGAAAAGAGGAACACCTTATGTTGTTTTACAACAGCATGCAGCTTAA